One window from the genome of Roseinatronobacter sp. S2 encodes:
- a CDS encoding LacI family DNA-binding transcriptional regulator, with protein MTGIRALADRLNISIGTVSRALNDKPGVNPETRARVLKMAQEIGYVANAAGRNLRKGRTNTIGLMIGTGPTALGGDNFFMAVTDAMQRVLLEDGIDLVLLPVHRAMDPVAFLHRTLQRGLLDGVILTATQVDDPRIALMARSSLPFMTLGRSRTPGKYLWMDLDFEEGARHSVMRLAELGHRRIAVCVPTGNSNLAQLYCDSWRATMGALGLPVTDDLSFVDDGSEDGGARVAARLLAQENRPTAILMCSEPMTSGFYGGLLGAGVRPGADVSVVGFRQSPLLRHLAPPITCFDMCLKTLGQDMASAILTLTYGAEGQAPPTSGLVAMDYVETPSVQAIKA; from the coding sequence ATGACGGGAATCAGGGCGTTGGCCGACCGGTTGAACATTTCGATCGGCACGGTTTCACGCGCATTGAATGACAAGCCCGGTGTGAACCCCGAAACCCGCGCACGCGTCCTGAAGATGGCGCAGGAAATCGGCTATGTGGCAAATGCAGCGGGCCGCAACCTGCGCAAGGGGCGCACGAATACCATCGGGCTTATGATTGGCACGGGACCGACGGCTTTGGGGGGGGATAACTTCTTCATGGCAGTGACCGATGCCATGCAGCGCGTCTTGCTGGAAGACGGGATTGACCTTGTGCTTTTGCCTGTTCACCGCGCAATGGACCCGGTTGCCTTTTTGCACCGGACCCTGCAACGCGGATTATTGGATGGTGTCATTCTGACGGCCACGCAGGTCGATGATCCGCGCATCGCCCTGATGGCGCGCTCATCACTGCCATTCATGACACTGGGGCGCTCTCGGACACCGGGAAAATACCTGTGGATGGATCTGGATTTCGAAGAAGGGGCACGACATTCCGTAATGCGGCTGGCCGAACTGGGGCACCGCCGCATTGCCGTCTGTGTCCCGACGGGAAATTCAAACCTTGCGCAGCTTTATTGTGACAGCTGGCGCGCCACGATGGGGGCGCTTGGCTTGCCGGTGACAGATGATCTTAGCTTCGTTGATGACGGAAGCGAGGACGGCGGCGCGCGTGTCGCCGCGCGCCTGCTTGCCCAAGAAAACCGCCCCACTGCAATCCTTATGTGTTCCGAACCTATGACCAGCGGATTTTATGGCGGGTTACTGGGGGCAGGCGTGCGACCGGGCGCTGATGTGTCCGTTGTGGGCTTTCGTCAAAGCCCGTTGCTTCGTCATCTTGCCCCGCCGATTACCTGTTTTGACATGTGCCTTAAAACCCTTGGTCAGGACATGGCATCTGCCATTCTGACACTGACCTACGGGGCCGAGGGGCAAGCACCGCCGACATCTGGTCTGGTCGCTATGGACTATGTTGAAACGCCGTCAGTGCAGGCGATCAAGGCGTGA